From Gimesia panareensis, the proteins below share one genomic window:
- a CDS encoding DUF1553 domain-containing protein: MYGSQVPRALIVGLSFFSAVTLSVWSAVAAPKATDKPAAAKIDFEKSIRPLLVQHCQDCHGPDAREGGLRLTSRKNLLLRNDSGEPAIVAGKSDQSELIHRVSTKVEGEQMPPADVGDQLTAQEIATLKQWIDEGAVWPSESEEPKHWAYLPPEKHPLPKIKGSARVNNAIDAYVVRKLQQQNPPLQQAPIADPARLLRRVSLDLIGLPPTPEQVAAFEKDHSPAAYEKYVDNLLKSPRYGEKWARQWLDLARYADSNGFQADQLREMWLYRDWVINALNRDMPFNQFTIQQIAGDLIPNATLDQKIATGFHRCTTCNVEAGVDPEENRVNQIFDRVNTTGMVWLGTTFECAQCHNHKYDPFTQQDYYQIFAFFNNTPLEVKQVGKSVTFDVTGPKLMVPLSKETQQQKDQLTNERLALQKKVNQRQKQLEESYKTWEESTLALLENSEEGAKVPDNIRKILNTETDKRTAKQTKALTAYQREQDADYAQLNEQLNQVREKLNELEPDTSLVMVEMDKPRMNNIFKRGNFLDKGAQVAPQTPEALHPLQAQGTPNRLAFAKWLVARENPLVARVTVNRWWSQFFGQGIVATQEDFGSQGDPPTHPELLDWLSVEFMEHNWSMKHVHKLIVMSATYQQSSKVTPALLEADPYNKLLTRGPRLRLSAETIRDNALAISGLLSTKMGGPPIYPPQPNGLWRHVGRNAPKYNTSTEEDRYRRGVYVIWRRSAPYPSFTNFDAPDRGACTINRSRTNTPLQALTLLNDPAYIEIATGLAKRLATRGLTSGMTDRERIEYAFRLCLSRQPKTVEVDHLTKVFEQELKHFQDHPQSAQKLISAENRPEGVGASRMAAWLYVANILLNLDETITKG, translated from the coding sequence ATGTATGGTTCTCAAGTTCCACGAGCGCTTATCGTTGGTCTTTCCTTTTTCAGTGCAGTCACATTGTCTGTCTGGTCTGCTGTCGCAGCACCGAAGGCAACTGACAAACCCGCTGCCGCAAAGATTGATTTCGAGAAATCGATCCGGCCACTCCTCGTCCAGCATTGCCAGGACTGCCACGGTCCCGATGCCCGCGAAGGGGGGCTGCGTCTGACGAGCCGCAAAAATCTGCTGCTCCGCAACGATTCGGGAGAGCCCGCCATCGTCGCCGGTAAAAGTGACCAGAGCGAGCTGATTCATCGTGTGTCCACCAAAGTTGAAGGCGAACAGATGCCCCCCGCGGATGTGGGCGATCAACTCACTGCGCAGGAAATCGCCACTCTCAAACAGTGGATCGACGAAGGAGCCGTCTGGCCCAGCGAATCTGAAGAACCGAAACACTGGGCTTATCTGCCTCCCGAAAAACACCCGCTGCCGAAAATCAAAGGCTCCGCGCGCGTAAACAATGCCATCGATGCGTATGTCGTCCGCAAACTGCAGCAGCAGAACCCCCCGCTGCAGCAGGCCCCGATTGCCGACCCGGCCCGTCTGCTGCGTCGCGTTTCGCTCGACCTGATCGGCCTGCCTCCCACCCCGGAACAGGTCGCCGCCTTTGAAAAAGATCACTCCCCGGCCGCCTATGAAAAGTATGTCGACAACCTGTTGAAGTCCCCCCGCTACGGCGAGAAGTGGGCCCGCCAGTGGCTCGACCTGGCCCGCTATGCCGACTCGAACGGTTTCCAGGCGGATCAGCTGCGGGAGATGTGGCTCTACCGGGACTGGGTCATCAACGCCCTCAACCGGGACATGCCCTTCAACCAGTTTACCATTCAACAGATCGCCGGCGACCTGATTCCGAATGCGACCCTCGACCAGAAGATCGCCACCGGCTTTCATCGCTGTACCACCTGTAACGTGGAAGCGGGCGTCGATCCGGAAGAGAACCGCGTCAACCAGATCTTCGACCGGGTCAACACCACCGGCATGGTCTGGCTCGGTACGACCTTCGAATGTGCCCAGTGCCACAATCACAAATACGATCCCTTCACGCAGCAGGACTACTACCAGATCTTCGCCTTCTTCAACAACACGCCGCTGGAAGTGAAGCAGGTCGGGAAGAGTGTGACCTTCGATGTCACCGGCCCCAAACTGATGGTGCCACTCAGTAAAGAAACGCAACAGCAGAAAGACCAGCTGACCAACGAACGTCTGGCACTGCAGAAGAAAGTCAACCAGCGACAGAAACAACTGGAAGAGTCGTACAAAACCTGGGAAGAGTCGACTCTCGCGCTGCTGGAGAACAGCGAAGAAGGCGCAAAAGTTCCCGATAATATTCGCAAGATTCTGAATACGGAAACCGACAAACGGACTGCCAAACAGACCAAGGCACTCACCGCCTATCAGCGCGAACAGGATGCCGATTACGCCCAACTGAACGAACAGCTCAATCAGGTGCGCGAAAAGCTGAACGAACTGGAGCCGGACACGTCGCTGGTCATGGTCGAAATGGACAAGCCGCGGATGAACAACATCTTCAAGCGGGGCAACTTCCTCGACAAAGGGGCTCAAGTCGCCCCGCAGACACCCGAAGCGCTGCATCCGCTCCAGGCCCAGGGCACACCCAACCGCCTCGCCTTCGCGAAGTGGCTCGTTGCTCGGGAGAATCCACTCGTTGCCCGCGTCACCGTGAATCGCTGGTGGTCGCAGTTCTTCGGACAGGGCATCGTCGCCACCCAGGAAGATTTTGGCAGCCAGGGCGATCCCCCCACGCATCCCGAACTGCTCGACTGGCTGTCCGTCGAGTTCATGGAACACAACTGGTCGATGAAACACGTGCATAAACTGATCGTCATGTCCGCCACGTACCAGCAGTCATCGAAAGTCACTCCCGCCCTGCTGGAAGCCGATCCCTACAATAAACTTTTGACCCGCGGTCCCCGCCTGCGACTCTCCGCGGAAACGATTCGCGACAACGCACTGGCGATCAGCGGTCTACTCTCCACCAAAATGGGAGGCCCGCCGATCTACCCGCCACAGCCCAACGGACTCTGGCGACACGTCGGTCGTAATGCTCCGAAATACAACACCTCCACTGAGGAAGATCGCTACCGCCGAGGCGTGTATGTCATCTGGCGGCGCAGTGCCCCCTACCCGAGCTTCACAAATTTCGATGCCCCCGACCGCGGGGCCTGTACGATCAACCGTTCGCGGACGAATACGCCTCTCCAGGCACTCACTCTGCTCAACGACCCCGCTTATATTGAGATCGCCACCGGTCTGGCGAAACGGCTGGCAACCAGAGGTCTGACCAGCGGAATGACCGATCGAGAGCGGATCGAATACGCGTTTCGACTCTGTCTGTCTCGACAACCCAAAACCGTCGAAGTCGATCACCTCACGAAAGTCTTCGAACAGGAACTAAAGCACTTCCAGGACCATCCCCAGTCAGCCCAGAAACTGATCTCAGCGGAGAACCGGCCGGAAGGCGTTGGGGCGTCCCGCATGGCGGCCTGGCTGTATGTCGCTAACATCCTGCTCAACCTCGACGAAACGATCACGAAGGGCTAA
- a CDS encoding sulfatase family protein, producing MLCLAAPAAAAEKSNDPNIIYILADDMGYGDIKALNPECKIATPNLDQLAKGGMIFTDAHSSSSVCTPTRYGVLTGRYNWRSRLKSGVLWGLSKRLIEPDRMTVPSMLKQHGYYTAAVGKWHLGMDWTLKDGGIATEKSYNKKTNPGWEVDYSKPIQNGPNTVGFDYFFGISASLDMPPYVYIENNKSQGIPTVTKAFFREGPAHKDFEAIDVLPRITDKTVEIIDEHAAASKKGKPFFIYFPLNAPHTPILPTPEWQGKSGINKYCDFVMQVDDTVGQVMQALKKQGIHENTLVIFTADNGCSPAANFKEMADKDHQPSYRFRGHKADIYEGGHRVPFIANWPARVKAGTHSDQLICLTDLMATAADIVGAKLPDNAGEDSVSILPALEGKDTQPLREAAVHHSIRGAFSIRKGHWKLELCPGSGGWSFPKPGKDDLSQLPAIQLYDLNDDLNEQKNVQSEYPEVVKELTDLLQSYADRGRSTPGAPQKNTGDVDIFEAGKSAQKIKRPQRIKQKKPQVKSQ from the coding sequence ATGCTCTGCCTCGCTGCCCCAGCCGCAGCAGCAGAAAAATCAAACGATCCCAATATCATCTACATCCTGGCAGACGACATGGGCTACGGCGATATCAAGGCACTCAACCCGGAATGCAAAATTGCCACGCCAAACCTGGACCAACTGGCAAAGGGGGGCATGATCTTTACCGACGCCCATTCCAGTTCCTCCGTCTGTACCCCCACCCGTTATGGCGTACTCACCGGTCGCTACAACTGGCGCTCCCGCTTGAAGAGCGGCGTCCTCTGGGGACTTTCCAAGCGGCTGATCGAACCGGACCGCATGACGGTCCCCTCAATGCTCAAGCAGCACGGTTACTATACCGCCGCGGTCGGAAAGTGGCACCTGGGTATGGACTGGACGCTCAAGGACGGCGGCATCGCCACCGAGAAATCGTATAACAAAAAAACCAATCCCGGCTGGGAAGTCGATTACTCCAAACCGATTCAGAACGGCCCCAACACGGTCGGCTTCGATTACTTCTTCGGCATCAGTGCCTCACTCGACATGCCTCCCTATGTCTATATTGAAAACAACAAAAGCCAGGGCATCCCCACCGTCACCAAGGCCTTCTTCCGGGAGGGACCGGCCCACAAAGATTTCGAAGCCATCGACGTGCTGCCCCGCATCACCGATAAAACCGTTGAGATCATCGACGAACACGCGGCCGCTTCTAAAAAAGGGAAGCCGTTCTTCATCTATTTCCCCCTCAACGCACCGCACACGCCCATCCTGCCCACACCCGAATGGCAGGGGAAAAGCGGTATCAACAAGTACTGTGATTTCGTCATGCAGGTCGATGACACCGTCGGCCAGGTGATGCAGGCGCTCAAGAAACAGGGCATCCACGAAAACACGCTGGTCATCTTCACCGCGGACAACGGCTGCTCGCCCGCAGCCAACTTCAAAGAGATGGCTGACAAAGATCATCAGCCCAGCTACCGCTTCCGGGGTCACAAGGCCGACATCTATGAAGGCGGACATCGCGTCCCCTTCATCGCCAACTGGCCCGCCCGCGTCAAAGCCGGCACGCACTCCGATCAGCTGATCTGCCTGACCGACCTGATGGCCACCGCCGCGGACATCGTCGGTGCGAAGCTGCCCGACAACGCGGGAGAAGACAGCGTCAGCATTCTGCCCGCCCTGGAAGGCAAAGACACACAGCCCCTCCGCGAAGCCGCCGTCCACCATTCGATTCGGGGTGCCTTCTCCATCCGCAAAGGACACTGGAAACTGGAACTCTGTCCGGGGTCGGGAGGCTGGAGTTTCCCCAAACCGGGCAAAGATGATCTCAGCCAGCTCCCGGCCATTCAGCTCTACGATCTGAACGACGATCTGAATGAGCAGAAGAACGTGCAGTCCGAATACCCCGAGGTCGTCAAAGAACTGACCGACCTGCTGCAGAGCTACGCCGACCGCGGTCGCTCCACGCCGGGAGCACCCCAGAAGAACACCGGGGATGTCGACATTTTCGAAGCAGGCAAGTCGGCTCAGAAGATAAAACGACCGCAAAGAATCAAGCAGAAAAAGCCCCAGGTCAAGTCTCAATGA
- a CDS encoding Gfo/Idh/MocA family protein: MTTPGVRFGLIGYGAWGQCHAEAIRKTDGAELVAIAAKSESTCASAREAFPEAAVSTDYRDLLARDDVDIVDVVLPSFLHHEVASAVLQAGKHLLLEKPMCLTVEQCDDLNRQASAGGRLLAIGHELRLSSLWSKVKQMIDEGFVGEPQYVLVELSRNPYRLGADGWRYDIDRVGNWILEEPIHFFDFARWYLSSAGEPVSVFATANSRQPNHPELQDNFSAIVKFNGGKYAVVSQSLSMFEHHQTVKVAGTKGSLWASWSGAMDRTLHPTFFLKTSDGETVTDIPIEKITGEVYELEDEMAMLVRAVRDDKPLMTTGADGKWSVAMCVAAQRSVETGNPVDMSEVLP; the protein is encoded by the coding sequence ATGACAACACCTGGCGTTCGCTTTGGATTGATTGGCTACGGCGCGTGGGGCCAATGCCACGCGGAAGCGATCCGCAAAACCGACGGTGCGGAACTCGTTGCCATCGCGGCCAAATCCGAGTCGACCTGTGCGTCGGCCCGGGAAGCATTTCCCGAGGCGGCTGTCTCGACCGACTACCGGGATCTGCTGGCGCGTGACGACGTGGACATTGTCGATGTCGTGCTGCCCAGCTTTCTGCATCACGAAGTCGCCTCCGCCGTCCTTCAGGCGGGCAAGCACCTGCTCCTGGAAAAGCCGATGTGCCTGACGGTCGAGCAGTGCGACGATCTGAACCGACAGGCCAGCGCAGGCGGCCGACTGCTGGCCATTGGACATGAGCTGCGCTTGTCTTCCCTGTGGAGCAAAGTCAAGCAGATGATCGACGAGGGTTTCGTCGGCGAACCACAGTACGTGCTCGTCGAGTTGTCGCGCAACCCATATCGACTCGGAGCGGATGGCTGGCGTTACGACATCGACCGCGTGGGGAACTGGATCCTGGAAGAGCCGATTCACTTTTTCGATTTCGCCCGCTGGTATCTGTCGTCTGCCGGCGAACCGGTTTCGGTCTTCGCCACCGCCAACTCACGCCAGCCGAACCATCCCGAACTGCAGGATAACTTCAGCGCGATCGTAAAGTTCAACGGCGGCAAGTACGCCGTGGTCTCGCAGTCACTGTCGATGTTCGAGCACCACCAGACCGTCAAAGTGGCCGGCACGAAAGGCTCGCTGTGGGCCAGCTGGAGCGGCGCGATGGACCGCACGTTGCATCCGACGTTTTTCCTCAAGACCTCTGACGGCGAAACCGTCACCGACATCCCCATCGAAAAAATCACCGGTGAAGTCTACGAGCTGGAAGACGAAATGGCCATGCTGGTCCGCGCCGTCCGGGACGACAAGCCGCTGATGACAACCGGCGCAGACGGCAAATGGTCCGTCGCGATGTGTGTTGCAGCCCAGCGCTCGGTCGAGACAGGCAATCCGGTCGATATGAGCGAAGTGCTCCCCTGA
- a CDS encoding DUF1501 domain-containing protein — MNERMQQLLNYTRREFFQRAGMGVGGAALTTLLANDLLGNIPTGTNPMAARQSHFAPKAKNVIFLHMVGAPSHLDLYDAKPKLQELDGELVPDKLWEGLRLAFIREQPKLMGSPFAFKRQGEAGIPISELMPHLGSVSDELCMIHSLKTDHFNHAPAQLFFQTGFSRFGRPSLGSWVNYGLGSENSNLPGFVVLITGNVAGAGNSLWGSGFLPSIYQGVEFRSQGDPVLFLSNPKGMTGEDRKRIIDSVNHLNKVQLADVGDPEIATRINQYEMAYRMQTAVPELMDISNEPKHIHEQYGTEPGKASFANNCLLARRLVERGVRFVQLFDQGWDHHGGLVNGLKRKCKQVDQPIAALIKDLKQRGLLDDTLVVWGAEFGRTPMVQGDRKSPGRDHHKDAYSVWMAGGGVKRGFAYGKTDDIGFNVAEKPMHVNDFHATLLHLLGMDHERLTFKFQGLDMRITGVAGNVVPEIIA; from the coding sequence ATGAACGAACGCATGCAACAACTGCTGAACTATACCCGTCGTGAATTCTTTCAACGGGCCGGCATGGGCGTCGGGGGCGCTGCACTGACCACCCTGCTCGCCAATGACCTGCTGGGGAACATCCCCACTGGGACGAATCCGATGGCGGCCCGCCAGTCGCATTTCGCACCCAAAGCAAAAAATGTGATCTTCCTGCACATGGTCGGCGCGCCCTCGCACCTCGATTTATACGATGCCAAACCGAAACTGCAGGAACTGGACGGCGAGCTGGTTCCCGATAAACTCTGGGAAGGCTTAAGACTGGCCTTCATCCGCGAACAACCCAAACTGATGGGCAGTCCGTTTGCCTTCAAACGCCAGGGAGAGGCAGGCATCCCGATCTCCGAACTGATGCCCCACCTCGGGTCGGTTTCGGATGAACTCTGCATGATCCATTCGCTGAAAACCGATCACTTCAATCACGCTCCCGCACAGCTGTTCTTCCAGACCGGTTTTTCCCGCTTCGGTCGGCCGTCGCTGGGCTCGTGGGTCAACTACGGTCTCGGTTCGGAAAACAGTAACCTGCCCGGCTTCGTCGTGCTGATCACCGGTAATGTCGCCGGTGCCGGCAACAGCCTGTGGGGCAGCGGCTTTCTCCCCAGTATTTACCAGGGCGTTGAATTCCGCTCTCAGGGAGACCCGGTGCTCTTCCTGTCGAATCCCAAAGGGATGACCGGCGAGGACCGTAAACGGATCATCGACAGTGTGAACCATTTGAACAAGGTCCAGCTGGCGGATGTCGGCGATCCCGAAATTGCCACCCGCATCAACCAGTACGAAATGGCCTACCGCATGCAGACCGCGGTGCCCGAGCTGATGGATATCTCCAACGAACCGAAACACATTCACGAGCAGTACGGCACCGAACCCGGTAAAGCCAGCTTCGCCAACAACTGTCTGCTGGCCCGCAGGCTGGTGGAACGGGGTGTGCGGTTCGTGCAGCTGTTCGACCAGGGCTGGGACCATCACGGCGGCCTGGTCAACGGACTGAAACGCAAGTGCAAACAGGTCGACCAGCCGATCGCGGCTCTGATCAAAGATCTGAAACAGCGGGGTTTGCTGGATGATACGCTGGTCGTCTGGGGCGCTGAGTTCGGCCGCACTCCCATGGTTCAGGGCGACCGCAAATCGCCGGGACGCGATCATCACAAAGATGCCTACTCTGTCTGGATGGCAGGCGGCGGCGTCAAACGCGGATTCGCTTACGGCAAGACCGATGACATCGGCTTCAATGTCGCCGAAAAGCCGATGCACGTGAATGACTTCCACGCGACCCTGCTGCACCTGCTGGGCATGGATCACGAACGGCTGACGTTCAAATTCCAGGGGCTCGACATGCGGATCACCGGAGTGGCTGGAAACGTGGTGCCGGAAATCATCGCGTAA
- the nrdR gene encoding transcriptional regulator NrdR, with translation MMCPFCRDGETKVIDSRLSQPFSVRRRRECLACGKRFTTYEKIEESPLKVVKKDGARVPFDRMKMVKGIETACYKRPVSPDQIESIVAQIEAEIYENFDREVPSRFIGERVSTELKNVDQVAFVRFASVYRNFTDANDFVTEIQPMLRADD, from the coding sequence ATGATGTGCCCTTTTTGTCGTGATGGTGAGACGAAAGTCATTGATTCGCGCTTGAGTCAACCTTTCAGTGTGCGCCGCAGGCGTGAATGCCTGGCTTGCGGCAAACGCTTCACGACCTACGAAAAGATCGAAGAATCCCCCCTCAAAGTCGTCAAGAAAGATGGTGCCCGCGTGCCCTTCGATCGGATGAAAATGGTCAAGGGGATTGAGACCGCCTGTTACAAACGCCCCGTCAGCCCCGATCAGATTGAATCCATCGTGGCTCAGATCGAAGCCGAGATCTATGAAAACTTCGATCGCGAAGTCCCCTCGCGGTTTATCGGCGAGCGGGTTTCCACGGAGTTGAAGAACGTGGATCAGGTGGCCTTTGTCCGCTTCGCATCGGTCTATCGCAACTTTACCGACGCCAACGATTTCGTGACGGAAATCCAGCCCATGCTGCGAGCTGACGACTGA
- a CDS encoding 3-keto-disaccharide hydrolase, translating to MKSNVQINAGVKLLALCLVSLCMSPAPVEAEPPAAETELFNGRDLSGWVNVNGAPDTWQVKDGTIVCTGEPRCFLRTDRMFENYVLELEWRHEKAGGNSGLFFHADALPQIGAPYPRAIEAQLFDDDHGSLFGIRGASLVPLTDPDKKGTTARARPLEKRFKPAGQWNQYVLTSKDGTVELAVNGKVVTRAKQTSLVKGYIGLQSEHTKVHFRNIRIRELPSSNPPPEKIAQADAGFKSLFDGLTFAGWNHRPGHKGHWVAHDGEIHYDGKAESKKRADRDLWTKEEFEDFVLIVDWRLSAEPEMKPHPIVLFNGDFLMEADNPRKRVTRPHLDAGDSGIYIRGSSKAQLNVWSQVLGSGEINGYRTDKTMPPEVRRACIPIKNADRPLGQWNRFEITMRGDRVSVVLNGTTVIEGAQLPEIPPQGPIALQHHNDPVEFRNLFIKELK from the coding sequence ATGAAGAGCAACGTACAAATCAACGCCGGGGTGAAACTACTGGCCCTGTGTCTCGTCTCACTCTGCATGAGCCCTGCCCCGGTAGAAGCGGAACCACCCGCTGCAGAAACGGAGCTGTTCAACGGCCGGGATCTCTCCGGCTGGGTCAACGTCAACGGCGCGCCAGACACCTGGCAGGTCAAGGACGGCACCATCGTCTGCACGGGCGAACCACGCTGTTTCCTGCGCACCGATCGGATGTTTGAGAACTATGTCCTGGAACTCGAGTGGCGGCACGAGAAAGCCGGCGGCAATTCCGGCCTGTTCTTCCACGCCGATGCACTGCCGCAGATCGGTGCCCCGTATCCGCGTGCCATCGAAGCCCAGTTGTTCGACGACGACCATGGCAGTCTGTTTGGAATTCGCGGTGCCTCTCTCGTGCCGCTGACCGATCCCGACAAAAAGGGGACCACTGCGCGAGCCCGTCCCCTCGAAAAACGCTTTAAACCCGCCGGCCAGTGGAATCAGTACGTGCTCACATCAAAGGACGGCACCGTGGAACTGGCCGTCAACGGAAAGGTGGTCACGCGAGCGAAACAGACGAGCCTCGTCAAAGGCTACATTGGCCTGCAGTCGGAACACACCAAGGTGCATTTTCGCAACATCCGCATTCGCGAATTGCCCTCGAGCAACCCGCCGCCGGAAAAAATCGCGCAGGCTGACGCAGGCTTTAAGTCGCTGTTCGACGGACTCACGTTTGCCGGCTGGAACCATCGGCCGGGACACAAGGGGCACTGGGTCGCGCATGACGGCGAAATCCACTACGACGGCAAGGCCGAGTCCAAAAAACGGGCCGACCGCGACCTCTGGACAAAGGAAGAATTCGAAGACTTTGTCCTGATCGTCGACTGGCGTCTCTCTGCCGAACCGGAAATGAAGCCGCACCCCATCGTCCTGTTTAACGGCGATTTCCTGATGGAGGCAGACAATCCCCGCAAACGCGTCACCCGCCCGCACCTCGATGCCGGCGACAGCGGCATTTATATTCGCGGCAGTTCCAAAGCCCAGCTCAACGTCTGGAGCCAGGTCCTCGGTTCCGGCGAAATCAACGGCTACCGCACCGACAAGACAATGCCGCCCGAAGTCCGCCGCGCATGCATCCCCATCAAAAACGCGGACCGTCCACTCGGTCAATGGAACCGCTTCGAGATCACCATGCGCGGCGATCGCGTATCAGTAGTCCTCAATGGCACCACCGTCATCGAAGGCGCACAGCTCCCGGAAATTCCTCCGCAAGGCCCCATCGCCCTGCAGCACCACAACGACCCCGTGGAGTTCCGCAATCTGTTTATCAAAGAGTTGAAGTGA
- a CDS encoding family 10 glycosylhydrolase produces MNHNIFRHIRVALFFGLITTSATCVAAAEPTSARKQIPLTHSEQWQNFQQAERITDLTRCIPANALSDRRQHNKWKVFEYETAEFSGKCISVGRESSAPDLTLQLGKQGWHAVYIGLSSITDLVRPAKNNVEAKFTSDPAYTRLSNRLDLGPQRRDVLEEVFLGAADLTDNDLQFSTVYHMPARIHFVKTIPLTDEEVASLLADRAQKKTKTAVATFDGYTWIHPFRPQNRADLAATFSAYRDSDFKTWWFQVGGADLVHHPSQVGNLMGAQLDTFPREVDREYVESVRHLHQQGIDPLKVAVEEAHKQQAEILICLRAAGWKAAPPWEEFFMSDFYEAHPEWRCIDYDGTPTMHLSYAAEEVQDHLIEVYREALQRGADGAGFLFHRGMPMILWEEPFCQRFIKEYGKDPRQLAEDDPRVLQLRATIVTEFMRKIRKLLDEVSTQRGTPNRRLKLAVSTFSTPADNRKFGLDVERWIEEKLIDQIGIAWFAYYTSGLKSKSGDTAYYARITKGTNVKIFPFYIGWKMESADSLLKSVTRDYENGADGIAVWDPNQFVTWQKGRHPYWPLVSKLGHRQQLRDGSFIFKPTAIPLTRLGENYFSRWYPNTGF; encoded by the coding sequence ATGAATCACAACATTTTCAGGCATATCAGGGTCGCGCTGTTTTTCGGTCTCATCACAACCTCAGCGACATGCGTGGCTGCTGCGGAACCGACGTCTGCCCGGAAACAGATTCCGCTGACGCACTCTGAGCAATGGCAGAACTTCCAGCAGGCCGAACGCATCACAGACCTGACCCGCTGCATCCCGGCCAACGCATTGTCAGATCGTCGTCAGCATAATAAATGGAAAGTGTTTGAATACGAGACGGCTGAGTTCTCGGGAAAATGTATCTCGGTCGGACGTGAGTCATCCGCGCCGGACCTGACATTGCAGCTAGGCAAGCAAGGCTGGCACGCCGTCTATATCGGACTGAGCTCGATCACCGATCTCGTGCGCCCCGCTAAGAATAATGTGGAGGCCAAATTCACCAGCGACCCTGCTTACACCCGGCTGAGCAATCGCCTCGACCTGGGTCCACAACGCCGGGATGTGCTGGAAGAAGTGTTTCTGGGCGCCGCAGACCTGACCGACAACGACTTACAGTTCTCCACCGTGTACCACATGCCGGCGCGGATCCATTTTGTCAAAACCATTCCGCTGACCGACGAGGAAGTCGCCTCGCTACTGGCCGATCGTGCGCAAAAGAAAACCAAAACAGCGGTGGCCACGTTTGACGGCTATACCTGGATTCATCCGTTTCGTCCTCAGAATCGCGCCGATCTCGCGGCGACGTTTTCCGCTTACCGCGACAGTGATTTCAAGACCTGGTGGTTTCAGGTGGGGGGCGCTGATCTCGTCCATCACCCGAGCCAGGTGGGAAACCTGATGGGGGCACAGCTGGATACGTTCCCGCGGGAAGTCGATCGCGAGTATGTCGAATCGGTCCGCCATTTGCATCAGCAGGGAATTGACCCTCTGAAAGTGGCAGTGGAAGAAGCACACAAACAACAGGCGGAAATTCTCATCTGCCTGCGTGCTGCCGGCTGGAAAGCGGCACCGCCGTGGGAGGAGTTCTTCATGAGTGATTTTTACGAAGCACATCCCGAGTGGCGCTGCATCGATTACGACGGCACGCCCACCATGCATCTCAGCTACGCTGCAGAGGAAGTTCAGGACCATCTGATCGAAGTCTATCGCGAAGCACTGCAGCGAGGCGCAGATGGGGCCGGCTTTCTCTTTCATCGCGGCATGCCCATGATCCTGTGGGAAGAACCGTTCTGTCAGCGGTTCATCAAAGAATACGGAAAAGATCCCCGCCAGCTGGCCGAAGACGACCCGCGCGTGCTCCAGCTGCGGGCGACGATTGTTACAGAGTTCATGCGCAAAATTCGCAAGCTGCTGGATGAGGTTTCGACTCAGCGCGGAACCCCCAATCGTCGCCTTAAACTGGCCGTTTCTACCTTTTCCACCCCTGCAGATAATCGGAAGTTCGGACTGGATGTAGAACGCTGGATTGAAGAAAAACTGATCGACCAGATCGGCATTGCCTGGTTCGCGTATTATACCAGCGGGCTGAAATCGAAGTCGGGAGACACGGCTTACTACGCCCGCATCACCAAGGGAACCAATGTGAAAATCTTCCCTTTCTACATTGGCTGGAAAATGGAAAGTGCGGACAGCCTGCTGAAATCGGTCACGCGGGACTATGAAAATGGGGCCGATGGAATCGCCGTCTGGGATCCAAATCAGTTCGTCACCTGGCAAAAGGGGCGCCATCCTTACTGGCCGCTGGTTTCAAAGCTCGGTCATCGCCAGCAACTCCGCGATGGCTCATTCATTTTCAAACCCACTGCCATCCCCCTGACCAGACTGGGCGAAAATTATTTTAGTCGCTGGTACCCGAATACCGGGTTTTAA